In the Synergistaceae bacterium DZ-S4 genome, CACGACCACAGCGGGATCATAATCGGAAGGATGGGTATACCTTACAGGGAGAGGAACGTAAGCGTCATATCTCTTGTGCTTGATGCCTCGCCCGATGAGATCAGCGCTCTGACGGGCAAGCTTGGCAAGATAAATGCTGTCTCAGTCAAAGCGGTAATGTCAAAGGGACGTACTTCCTGAAACCCGGGAATGAGAGCCGATATCGAACAGTACTCTGTGTTTATGATGCAGATCTGTAAAAAAGAGATAAATAGATAAATATAAAAAATTTAAAGGAGAGATTTTCCATGAAAAAAGTATTACTCGCAG is a window encoding:
- a CDS encoding iron-only hydrogenase system regulator, with product MEENRIGVAAIIVEDPGSAREVNEVLHDHSGIIIGRMGIPYRERNVSVISLVLDASPDEISALTGKLGKINAVSVKAVMSKGRTS